Below is a genomic region from Virgibacillus dokdonensis.
TACCGTAACAAATAAAGGACCAATCCCTTTAGCTGTCGGTGCTTTACCATCTCCTATTAATGGACTTATTCAACAAATCAAGTCTTTTGAGCTAGCTGCGATTGAAGCAGCTGTAACAGGTTCTTATGAAAAAGCATTGTTGGCATTATGTATTAACCCTTTAATTACAGATGATGGAAAAGCAAAAGTAATTCTTGATGAATTACTTGAAGCACATAAAGAATATTTACCACAATTTCAATAATACTTAATAAAAAACTTGGCTTGTCACCATGTCCTATGGCGAATGCTGTAGTTTTTCTTAAACGATAAAAACCATACGTCAAAAATGAAAGCTACATTCTGGCGCATGGTTTTTATTTTTATCTTCCCCCTACAGAATCCCGATACACAATTTCATGTGGAATAATGATACGTTTTTCAGGGACAAAATCCGATTGCGTTTTTTCAATTAAAGCTTTCGCAGATTGTACACCCAGTTGATATATTTGAATGTCAACAGTTGTTAAAGCTGGACTTGTCAGTTCAGATAGGTATACATTGTTAAAGCTTACCAATGAAATATCAGTAGGGACATCATACCCTAATTTTTCCAAAGCACTTAGCACCCCTAGACTCATTAAATCATCACTTACAACAATTCCTGTTGGCGGATGCTCTAATTGCAGCAACTTCTCTATTGCTTCTCTCCCTCCTGATTGAAGGAATTCACTATGAATACAATAAGCTTCACAAACTGGTAGTTCCGCTTCATTTAAAGCCGCTTTATATCCGTTTTCTCGATCCATCGTTACAATAAGATCTCTGGAACCACCAATAAAAGCAATATGCTCATGGCCTTGGTCAATTAAATAATTTGTTATCTCTTTTCCTGCTTTATAGTTATCATTATCGACATGTGTAATTTCACTTACATAATCATACGGTTTTCCTACAATTACAAATGGGAAATCTTTTTCACGCAAAAAATTTGTTATTCGGTCATTCATACGTGAGTAAAGTAAAATGATTCCGTCTACATAACTGCCATAAACCATACGTTCTACTTCAGCAAACATCTCTTCTTCTGTTCCACCACTCGATAACATCATCGAATATTGCATATCATGGGTAACCGTTCCGATACCTCGCAACACTTCCGGGAAGAACGGATTTTGTAAAGACTTATCAGCAGATGAAGGCATCACAACGCCAATCGTTTTGGTAGACTTGGCGACTAAATTTCTAGCATTTACGTTAGGGTGATATCCTAATTCCTTCATTGCCTTTCGAACCTTCTTTTTCGTATCCAGACTGATTCTCGGATTATCTGCAATTACTCTAGACACAGTAGAAGGTGATACACCTGTCGCCTTTGCTACATCTTTTATTGTTACCATTTTTTACATCTCACCCTCTACTCCATCATTTGTATCATTAGTTAGTATATGTTATAGGTTTATCGTTGTTTGCTTTCCACTTTTCGCTCCATTTATTATAACATGCTGCCCTTCGCTAAGACCAATTACATTCACTTTTATGTCCTGATAACTTGGCTGATACGTACCCTCTTTGCGTTTCACTTCAACGGCTACTTGATCCTTTGTCGAGATGATCTCTAAGTCGAGTTTAAGATAAGTACCATTCTCAAAAGCAAATGTTTCTCCATCATCATCATAAAGCATACATGTATATGTTGCATCTTTCTGGCTTGCGAAAATATGCATGGTCATATCGGTTCCTTGTTTTTCCTTGTTAGAGATATAAGGATTTTGCAACACTGCTGTTCCTTTTTTAATAAAGATCGGTAATTGATCCAGTTCTGCATGAACAAGGTGTACTTTACCCCCTTCAAATTCTTTTCCCACAATGAAGTCTACCCAATCACCTTCTGGAAAGTATACAGCACGATCTGTAACTGCTGGGGCTAAAATTGGCGCGATCATCACATTATCCCCAACCATAAATTGATCGTTTAGATTATAGGTCTTCTCATCAGTAGGATACTCCATGAATAACGGACGCATTACAGGCAAACCTCGTTCACTTGCTTGACGAAACAACGTATACCATTGTGGCATCCATTCATAACGCATTTTAATATATCTTCTTATAATATCTTCATACTCTTCCCCAAACTGCCATGGCTCTTGATACAGCGTTCCGATAGCTGAATGATTACGGAAAAACGGTGTAAACGCGCCAACTTGCGTCCAACGAACCAATAGTTCTGGGTTTGTATCATGGGCAAATCCACCTACATCAGGGCCAGTAAAAGCAACACCAGATAACCCTAAGTTCATTACCATTGGCAGACTCATTTGTAAATGTTCCCAAAAGCTCCGATTATCGCCCGTCCATACTGTAGCATACCGTTGTACACCAGCGTAACCGGAACGAGTAAGCAAAAAAGGACGTTTACCATTTAATTGTTCTTTTAATCCTTCGTAGGTTGCTTTCCCCATTAATAAACCGTAGACATTATGCAATGCACGATGTGTTGTAGGATTGCCATCATTCCGATGCATGACAGCGGTATCCATTGTTTTTGTTTCATTAAATACAGCTGGCTCATTCATATCATTCCAGACACCTTCTACACCCATATCGCTGTAAAACATATGCTTATCGCCCCACCATTTCCTTACACGTTCCTCGGTAAAGTCAGGAAAGGCGCTTTTACCTGGCCAAACTTCTCCAATATAAATATCATCTTCAAGATACTTACAGAAGTTGTCATCTCTTACCCCTTCTTGGTAAATGGTATATTCAGGATCTTTTTTCACACCTGGATCAACGATTGGCACAACACGAATTCCCATATCTCGAAGATCCGCTATTAATTTTTTAGGATCAGGGAAACGATTTTTATCAAACGTAAATACACGATAACCATTCATATAATGAATATCTAAATGGATGACATCAACAGGAATATCTCGCTCCACAAATTTTTTCGCTAAAGCACGAACTTCTTCTTCCGATTCGTAGCTATACCTTGACTGGTGATAGCCTAATGCCCACTTTGCTGGAAGAGGCATTCTTCCAGTTATGAAAGTATATTGTTCTAAAACTTCTTTTGGAGTGGGCCCTGCCATCACATAATAATCGACTTGTCCCCCTTCTGCACGAAAGGTATACATATTATTATAGCTTTTCATATCAAAGGTCGTTCTAAATGTATTATCAAAAAAGATACCATGTGCTTTTCCTTGGCGTAGTGTCATAAAGAAAGGAATAGATTGGTACAAGGGATCTGTTTCTGGATTATGCGGTGCATATACATCACTATTCCACATCTCATATTTTTCTCCGCGTTTATCTAAAAAACCACTTTTTTCTCCGAATCCATAGTAATGATCTGTAGTGAATTTCTCTTTACATACGATTACTTCTCCGTTTTCTCTAAAAGCCATGCCACGTTCTTTTTCTCGAACAATAACGCGTCCGTTGATTTCATGAATAGAGACACGAAATGGCTGTTTACGTATAGCAACTTCAAGCTCCTCTGTTTGTAACAAAATGATATCCGACATTTCCTTTTCAGTAATTGGCATGTTTTTTGGCTCTACTACCACTGATTTCGAGTCATTTAAATCAACTTTCCCTGTAGGATTCATTACAACCCTAACAATGGAAGGATGATAAAAACAAACAACGACATGTCCCTTTTCACATCGAAAAGAGTAGCCTTGGGAATTTCTCTTAAACTCTATTACATTCCCAATATCGCAGAATCGAATTGCTTCTGTCTCTGTATTATTTCCTGGATGAATAGCAAAACTAGTATCCTCTAGCACGGTAATACCTCCTACTGTCGATTTTCGAACCGAAAAAAGATATGTTGCTACCCTTTCGTCGCTCCTGAGGTTAAACCAGAAATTAAGTAACGTTGCAATAATAAGAACACAAGCGCAATTGGCACAGCAATAAGGATGGAACCAGCAGCAAACCTAGTGAAATTTGTTGAAAATTGGTCATTGATAAAATTAAATAACCCTAGTGCTAATGTATATTTTTCAGGACTTGTTAGCACAATCCTTGGCAATAAAAAGTCCATAAATGGCGCCATAAAATTAAATAATGCGACAACGGCTAAAATAGGCTTGGCCAATGGTAACATAATCGTCCAAAATATTTTTAAATGACCTGCCCCATCTATTTTTGCCGCTTCGTCCAGTTCTTTAGGTATCGTATCAAAGTACCCTTTCACCAACCATGCGTTGAAAGGAATTTGCCCACCTAAATAGATTAACATTAAACCATAAAGAGAATCGGTTAAGCCAATTGTATTTAATAGAATGTACAAAGCAACCATACCCATTAAAGCAGGAAACATTTGTAATAGTAAAAACATGTACAATCCGTATTTTCTACCAACAAATTTGTATCGTGAAAATGCGTATGCAATTAACGATGTAATGATAACCGAACCGACAGAATTGACAACGGCAACATAAAGGCTATTTTTATACCAGATGACATAATCACTATTTGGATCAGTAAACAACCATTTATAATGTTCTAACGTTGGGTTTTTTGGTATTAGCTCTGTAACCATCATGTTAGAACCCGGATTTAAGCTCATCATAAATGCCCAAAACAGTGGGTATGCGATTAAAACAAACATAACAAATAAAAAAATATAGATAAACGTTA
It encodes:
- a CDS encoding glycoside hydrolase family 31 protein, which codes for MLEDTSFAIHPGNNTETEAIRFCDIGNVIEFKRNSQGYSFRCEKGHVVVCFYHPSIVRVVMNPTGKVDLNDSKSVVVEPKNMPITEKEMSDIILLQTEELEVAIRKQPFRVSIHEINGRVIVREKERGMAFRENGEVIVCKEKFTTDHYYGFGEKSGFLDKRGEKYEMWNSDVYAPHNPETDPLYQSIPFFMTLRQGKAHGIFFDNTFRTTFDMKSYNNMYTFRAEGGQVDYYVMAGPTPKEVLEQYTFITGRMPLPAKWALGYHQSRYSYESEEEVRALAKKFVERDIPVDVIHLDIHYMNGYRVFTFDKNRFPDPKKLIADLRDMGIRVVPIVDPGVKKDPEYTIYQEGVRDDNFCKYLEDDIYIGEVWPGKSAFPDFTEERVRKWWGDKHMFYSDMGVEGVWNDMNEPAVFNETKTMDTAVMHRNDGNPTTHRALHNVYGLLMGKATYEGLKEQLNGKRPFLLTRSGYAGVQRYATVWTGDNRSFWEHLQMSLPMVMNLGLSGVAFTGPDVGGFAHDTNPELLVRWTQVGAFTPFFRNHSAIGTLYQEPWQFGEEYEDIIRRYIKMRYEWMPQWYTLFRQASERGLPVMRPLFMEYPTDEKTYNLNDQFMVGDNVMIAPILAPAVTDRAVYFPEGDWVDFIVGKEFEGGKVHLVHAELDQLPIFIKKGTAVLQNPYISNKEKQGTDMTMHIFASQKDATYTCMLYDDDGETFAFENGTYLKLDLEIISTKDQVAVEVKRKEGTYQPSYQDIKVNVIGLSEGQHVIINGAKSGKQTTINL
- a CDS encoding sugar ABC transporter permease — encoded protein: MSRKKKSKIEVTFIYIFLFVMFVLIAYPLFWAFMMSLNPGSNMMVTELIPKNPTLEHYKWLFTDPNSDYVIWYKNSLYVAVVNSVGSVIITSLIAYAFSRYKFVGRKYGLYMFLLLQMFPALMGMVALYILLNTIGLTDSLYGLMLIYLGGQIPFNAWLVKGYFDTIPKELDEAAKIDGAGHLKIFWTIMLPLAKPILAVVALFNFMAPFMDFLLPRIVLTSPEKYTLALGLFNFINDQFSTNFTRFAAGSILIAVPIALVFLLLQRYLISGLTSGATKG
- a CDS encoding LacI family DNA-binding transcriptional regulator; this encodes MVTIKDVAKATGVSPSTVSRVIADNPRISLDTKKKVRKAMKELGYHPNVNARNLVAKSTKTIGVVMPSSADKSLQNPFFPEVLRGIGTVTHDMQYSMMLSSGGTEEEMFAEVERMVYGSYVDGIILLYSRMNDRITNFLREKDFPFVIVGKPYDYVSEITHVDNDNYKAGKEITNYLIDQGHEHIAFIGGSRDLIVTMDRENGYKAALNEAELPVCEAYCIHSEFLQSGGREAIEKLLQLEHPPTGIVVSDDLMSLGVLSALEKLGYDVPTDISLVSFNNVYLSELTSPALTTVDIQIYQLGVQSAKALIEKTQSDFVPEKRIIIPHEIVYRDSVGGR